The sequence ACAGATGATGGTTGACTACTTGCCTGGTACATGGTACTATTACCCTACATGTATTCAATGAATGGATTGAACAGTGTACAGTAGCACCAAGACTAGATCCTAAGTTACATCAACAAAAGGACAATTTTATGTTACTGACACTCATTTGAATGGTCAGAACTGACTGACACTAGTTATAAGATACtggaaaatttggtgaaaagattaaacaaagagaaaaagaaaatgtctaCAACTGATTCACAATTTGTATAGCATAAAAGAAACATAAAATAGACAAGGGTATATATAAACCCTAACCCTATCCCTTCCCATTTGCTGTGTACCTATCCCTTCCCATTTGCTGTATACCTAGCCCTTCCCATTTGCTGTATACCTATCCCTTCCCATTTGCTGTATACCTATCCCTTCCCATTTGTTGTATACCTATCCCTTCCCATTTGCTGCTTTTATACCATCTTTGTACTATTCTATTTCTTTatagaaatttttaaaaagaccCTTGTGAGGAGATGAAAAATAAGATATTCTAAAATGTAAAATAGTGTCTAATATAACATTTGGAAAACTAAAGATATAGACAATACCTTCATGAGATACCTTCCTTTCACAAGAGATTGTTCAAAGGCTGTTGTAATGgatacaaaattgcaacaagtgtTTTTTAAAGATACACACGATAATTTCTAATCATAGTAGCAGTCGATATGAAGTTGTGTTCCTTACTTAAATTGTTTAGAATGATACATTGTAACTAGCTTTACAGCACATTACACTACATCACTTCTTAAAATCAACATTGAATCAtgaaagaattgaaaatttacAACATCTACAAGTTCAGAGTTTCCTACATGATCTGAATTTCCTCTCACAACATTTGTTTCCACTTCTTTACATCTGACATTATACTTATCAACAATCTAATGGTCAGTCGCTTATCAAAAGTACTGTagcaaaaaaatgacatttgatTCTGGAAGATCATGGATTTATAATGGCTGAATGAACTGCTAGGAATTCAATGCCATATTCATTCTTCTTGTCAATGCAAGTTGCTATTATTGTTGTGGTGGTACTAATCCTGGTCTTGTCACTTTCATCAGAACTCGGGGATCTCTTTCTTTAGACAATAACTTCACTGCATGTTTATGTGTTGCCATGGTCAAGTCTAAACCATTTGCCTGTAAACATCAAAGTATAATAACATGGTATTTATGTATTTCAAGTCACTAGCATCTCACAATTTGAAATTACGATTTATTACCCTTTCATGGCCTGATACAAATCAAATGCCATTTTCCAACTGAAGTTTTTCAGTTATTTTAACTTCTATACACCTGCAGCACATCTATTTTCAGGGTTTCAGTACAAAGATCGattgaaagttttgttttatGTAAAGTCCTGTGACATGGACATTCTTAAATCCACATTGTACTGAGTTGTCCTAAATTTGTATAttatcatttcaaatatatcaaaTGTATATGCACAAACAAGACTTCAATCTTATCTCTGTTGTATAGTACATACTTTGTCTATTGTGTGTGACTGGTATGAAATATCAtacacatgtatgcatgtatgcagcAATAATACCTTCATTTTACAAAGGACTTATGAATAAAGTATAGTTCTTCTGTTACAAAAattcatcgttgatgacacagtccccgcttgctaatgggtactttgattacaggtcctgtgataaaaatactttgatacagatggcactcaatggcaagaatgagttccatggtgatgaaaaacataaaaccaatgtaggccactatcctaaaggtcattaaatgagtcaactgggaattagttgacaggatgttgccaaacattttttcatactatcctaacactaatagattatcaccggtgccatatttcataaagtttaatgcagttgagacttgccagagttatggctctcgacatgaaaaacataacaaaattgccacgtaccatgtggccatatcggaccatatcgagaaacaattaaagtacatatttatatcgaagtacatatgtatactaccatgtccttgtaccaactttgaataaatttgcttgatacatgtctgagttatggttcaggacattgAAAATCATAAGAAAAacggccacaaggcggccatattggatcgtatcacaaaacaaatcaatgtgtatatgtatgacataggtcaatgtccttgtaccaactttgaataaaatcagttgagatatgcctgaattatggctctgtacacgaaaaaaatcataacaaaatggctgcacagcagccatattggatcatatcacaaaacaaattgacgtgcatatctatgatattggtcaatgtccttgtaccaactttgaataaaatcggttgaaacatgtctgagttatggcgctgtacatgaaaaaaatcgtaataaaatggccgcctggaggccatattggatcgtatcacaaaacaaatcgacatgcatatatatgacataggtcaatgtccttgtactaactttgaataaaatcggttgagatatgcctgagttatggctctgtatatgaaaaaaaacaacaaatggccgcctggcggccatattggatcgtatcacaaaacaaatcaatgtgcatatgtatgacattggtcattgtcctcataccaactttgaataaaatcggttgaaacatgcctgagttatggctctgtacatgaaaaaatcaaaacaaaatggccgcctggcggccatattggatcatatcacaaaacaaattgacgtgcatatctatgacattggtcaatgtccttgtaccaactttgaataaaatcggttgaaacttgtctgagttatggctccgtacatgaaaaatttgtaataaaatggccgtctggcggccatattggatcgtatcgcaaaataaatcgatgtgcatctgtaggtcatagtgctatgcctttgtgccaagtttgaacaaaattggttcagcagtgtctgagaaactgttgatgacggacggacggacggacggacgggacccaatctataagtccccgccggacttcgtccgcggggactaaaaaatcCACTTCTTATGAAGAATGCATATTCATCTTTATCAAATTCAGCAAACTGCAATAACTTGTCATTTGTCATgtcaaagttgaaaatagtCAGTCTAACCACAACAATCTGCACCATAGACACAATGTGTGGAATTCTGGTTCAAATACATGCCAGTACATGTGTGCTCTGAACAAATGCATGATAAATGGTGATGCATCTACATCAGGGGCATCCAAAAGGTCAAAATTATAATATGGAGAAAATCTTCCATCATTTGCAACAGGCACACTTTAACTCCAAAGACATCTTTATATTCCAATTTTATCCTGACTGTAgctatgttgaaatacaaatttatgGTAAacacatggggcccgggggctctgacgtcctttgtacctccctCAGTGTTTATTATTTGATATAAATGTGAAGTTGTCAAAAATGTCAAGTtgtttggcatgaatgaaagtttcttgaactggttggttactgctccagcataacAGACAATAAATGTGATTGTCAGGAGCTGGAATATGTAAATTCAAGTGTGGAATCTAAGTATGAATAGCCTATGACgtgtgtgaaagtgaattaagaaatGGGACTCAATAGGATGAAAAATATCTAAAACGGAAAATGGTGAAGTTTTATAACACAGAAGGGTAGAaaaatttggccaaaaattATTGTAccataatggacaatggctaatctacaTCAAATTACTTGCCCTACCTGAACTGAGGGTAGACTTGCACATAATTAAAACTGATGTTcattattggcatttgttacaAATGTAGCTATTGTCCATcacatagaaaataaatttgggtcATTGattaaaaacatttgcttggTTCCTACACAGTTTACATGCACTTTGCCATATGTATATCTGGAGCCTACACTGAATACAtgttcaatgaaaataaaagtttattaACTTGTGAGGAGAGACTGTAAGCCTTCATCTATGAGAATAAATGTAAGTAAGCTTAACCCTCTTCAAGTGTGTATAGGCAAAAAccgaatttaattttgaattacgtaACGCGCGAACAGAAAAttatacaatatggtgaaaaacaaactaaatatcataacaagcgacctagcggccgatatagctccgctgtgtttatgtacagaataactatttttgacacatgttgatgaagaaggtggaaatctttgataactcaatgcagtggccagaaaaaagtggctaaaataagctgcaaaaatacaaaattgaagattcatcatactttgaatatatcacatccgatcatccctaagaacatgtcaaccaaagctatctgatgagcagttttttgagaataaaatattctgaccaaaaatggcaacaattgcccccaaaaataaaaattgcagatttcatcataatttcaaaatatcacacttagttcatatatagaaacctgtataccaaatttcaaagctgttagaccagtactttttgagaaacacattttttgaccaaaaatgggaaaaattgcccccaaaattcaaaattgcagatgtcatcattatttcaataaatctcatttagttcatctatggaaacctgtataccaaatttcaaagctatcagataagtagttttggaaatacacattttttgaccaaaaatggcaaaaattgcccaaaaaatacaaaattacagatttcatcagaaattcaatatatattactaagcttatctgtagaaacctgtaaaccaaatttcaaagctatcagaccagtactttatgagaaacacattttttgaccaaaaatggcaaaaattgcccaaaattacaaaattgcagatttcatcattatttccataaatatcatttagttcatctgtagaaacctctataccaaatttcaaagctatcagatgagtagttttggaaatacacattttttgaccaaaaatggcaaaaattgccccaaaaatacaaaattacagatttcattagaaattcaatatatatttcttatcgaaacctgtataccaaatttcaaaactatcagacctgtactttttgagaaataattttttgaccaaaaatggcaaaaattgccttaaaaatgcaaatttgcatatttctgcacaatttgaacaaatctgaaatagatcatccctagggacatatgtaccaaatataaaagctatctgaccagtagttttgaagaagaagatttttaaagattttttttaccaaaaatgacaaaaattgccttaaaaatacaaatatgcaaatttcactaccatttgaacaaatctgatttaagtcaccctaagcaaactgcatatcaaatttcaaagcaatcggacaagcggtttcagagaagaagatatttttaccaaaaacaccaaaaaatgccccaaaaatacaaatatgcaaatttcacgatgatttgaacaaactgaagtgaggtcaccccaagtgaactgcatataaaatttcaaagcaattggagtcgtggtttcagaggagaaggcaattgttgacggacgacgacggacgacggacgacggacgacgacggacgccggacgccggacgacgacggataatcaacctatttgataagctccgcgtcgctgacagcggagctaaaaaatgaataaaatgatatggaaatgttgtctgACAGTCATAAGTATCTGCTGTATGCCAAGAGACAAACACTAACATTGGTAATACATAATAACATCAATTATCATGACCACAGCTACTCTATTTTGTTCTGACTGGTTCGTTTCCTTCTGACAGTGATCGgtacaaaaatatcaataatatgTGGCTATTCACGAGAGtcatacaacatagcttgcattctTGTCCACAGTAAAAATGTTAAGATAACTTTTGTGTTAACTGTAAATTCTTGCTTCGGGTAACACAAAGTTAATGTCACGACACTAAAATGTTTTTATATGATACAGACTGACTTACACATATGCAGTCGATGTATTCATAcatagtatgagagtctactacattcaagcattgtGATGTTGACAATTACATGCATGCCGATGTGCGATTTTAAGTAGCCATGGGGAAATTCTGGTCTTTTGGCAAAACTATAGGtaacaacagtgaaacaaacaacattacttATAGTGACAGTGCGAAAATGCATGGCACCTACTGCCTACTCTCTTCAGTGATCAGAGTTAACAATTGTGTCCAAATCAACACACTACTGatgaaattacccaaaataagagACGGAAATTCAACAGTTATTGCTGTGTTGAAATCACCATCACGGCATATTCTCCAAAGCAAAACAACGATACAACAGGTAACATGCGCATGCTCATACTAAATGTGGCCTCACTCTGGCCCAGCTCATCACAGCCCTACTACAGGCCAGTGGGATTgccttcctcagtagaactgacaGATCTGCTGCTAAAGAAATGGATTTGCCGGTACCCGGTGAGAAGGGTCAACGAACGCCATTGTTCTTCCATCGATTGAAGGAGCCTTTCATACCAAAAAATGTGCAACGGTGACAAAAGTACCATaactgtcaacttcatatttacaagacacatgtgaaatgattaaaatgtaataaatcggacgagaccgagaaacaagatggcgtcggttTTTATTCTTTAACTCACATTTAGTTCTGGCATTCAGCGCATGCGCACATGGTAGCTTTAACAAAATTGACTAAATATCAactaaaaatcaaaattgataaaaatattatttaaaattaaatatggcaTACATCACcacaatttcaacatttctgacCACATTTCAAATATAAGAACACCAATACCAAACAAAGAAatgatcaaatcagtggttttgaggaaaaactgaaaatattgattttcacaaaaatgctaaaaaagttaatttaaaatgattcaatcaaaaaaagaaaaaagaccgtttgggATATTTGCCCAAGTGACcatcagaccaaatttcagaaaaagttactgagcgtttctgagatacctctGTCCATGGCATATGGCACACTGTATACAGAATGCGCCAGGCCATCACATTAGTCAGTTGGACCCCACAGGGTCCAAAGGACTAATAAAATGAAACATTAATAACATGTGAAAAcaagatacaaaaataaaaaatttcctAGAACCTTTTATGCataaaaatagcaaatgctatGTTTTTGACCATGTATGATTCTGCAGTATCTATCTTCATATAGCCAATCAAAATGCATTTACCCTGCTTATCAACTCATTACTTATCCTCAAGTTAGAGTCAGGGGTACATTGTTGAACAAAGAAAAGCTTATAGAAAATAAGAGAGTGATATGTAACTGCTCTATCAACTTACCTCTAATATTTTATCTCCGTACCTAAGACCTGCTCTCTCTGCAGGACCTCCAGGCTGAATGTTGGTCACAAAGATTccctgaaaacaaaatttaaaattactgTTTATTGGAACCACATAAAAGTGAAAGAGTCAATTCAAAATCATTTCCATATATGTAAGGTCAggaagaataaataaattgtttcTTGGAATCACAACTTCTATTTTAGCTAATTgggaatatttttttgaaattgcaacAAACATATGCTTCaacattgctattattttagtGCTGTCAGTTGGTCTCTCCAGTTGGTGTGTCTGCATGGACAATGTATTCATGCTTGCTTTAATCCAATGACAAGAAATGCTTCAGAATGTCAACATTTGCATCTTCCATATTTCATCTCAATGTGCGGATTTTTGCCGGTCTGTTCACTAAACTGGGGCAATGTTACTTGCATACATCACCATTTTGTAGATTGCAATGTCATAAGTTTACATCACTGAGACTCACTGTGAGctcatttatcaaatcaattgtGCATACCATTCAAGTACAACAGCTATGAGATTTCTTGTACGCAGATTGATAAACTGCTggaaggcaaaatgtgaaatactgaATTCTTGAGGACACATTTTCTAAGTGATTATTTTACTGATCATACACTATCAATAATgtggaaataaaaataattggtCATAAGACCATGAAAGATGTTTTTAGAAACTAGCAAATAAAGAGCTTGTCATAGGCACTTGTAGAAGATGAAATATGAATTCTTGAACATACATAAGATGAATCCACTGAAATATGAATTCTTGAACATACATGAATCCACTGAAATATGAAATCTtgaacatacaaacatacatgaatccactgaaatatgaaatcttgaacatacaaacatacatgaaTCCACTGCTTTGAAGTCCTCATGCTAgagaaaatgatacaaaattcatcaactcaatcaaaaaagtaaattcatttattatttaacaCAGCAATGAATGTTGCTTTCTTCCCACTACATTTTAGCCATATGATGATGAGTTACAGTACAGTTACCCAGTATGTCAAAATACTCACCTACAGGTATTTCAtaaagtacaaaatgttgctttGAATTTCTCCATTAAAGATCACAACTCAAACAACATGAAAACTTACATTGTCATTTGGTGCAATGGGATTTTTTGCAGGGTCTTGATCTATGCCACCTCCAATGCTAAAACCAAGGCCAGCTTTGCCATTCCTTGGTTCTTTAACCACTTCAATGACAATCTATATAGTGAGAAAGAAAAAGATAAAAAGTTGTCCTCTTATTTTTACCAGACCTTTTGTCACTTTCCATGTGCGTTAAATGTGTTGTTGCAACATCAAGCTGAATTCAAATCTCCATGATTGAACAAAATGACCAGAATCTGAACATGCGccaaccattcaccaaattagACTTAACAAAATCTTCGGAGACAAAGTATTCTGACTTTCACAATGTACACAATCTTTATCCATGTTGTCATCATCATACCAATCATTGTGACTAGAGTTTGTGTGATAGCTTTCTTCTTGCTATCTATTTGGTCAACCACTATTGTGTCATTCTAACACAACTTTGGATAGATATTCTCTGTATGTTGTATGTTGTAACAATAAAGTACCAATTCTGAACTACGTCTAGATTGCATATAAGCATGTTTAATAAAcagaaaaatttttcaaagtcgCAAATGCAATTTCCCTTGCAGGTAGACATATATCTGGATTAGCGCAAAAATACTTTTGGATTAACTCAAAACCAGCCAGCTGGCTGCCCCGACACACATGTGCATTTCCCCTAAACCCAAACAGATCGTATTGA comes from Ptychodera flava strain L36383 chromosome 8, AS_Pfla_20210202, whole genome shotgun sequence and encodes:
- the LOC139139355 gene encoding tax1-binding protein 3-like, coding for MVDQGEGIPCIVIEVVKEPRNGKAGLGFSIGGGIDQDPAKNPIAPNDNGIFVTNIQPGGPAERAGLRYGDKILEANGLDLTMATHKHAVKLLSKERDPRVLMKVTRPGLVPPQQ